The Sandaracinus amylolyticus genomic interval TCGTCGTCGATGCCGTTGCAGAGCTCGACCGAAAGGCAGCCGTCGCCCGTGCTGCCGTCGGCATCGAGCCGCGGGATGGTTCCGTCGTAGTCCTGGAGCTCGGTCGCGTCGACGAGCACCGCGCGACACGTGCCGTGCTCGCACGTCGTGTCGCCCGCGCACGACACGCCCGCGCACGCGCGCTCGAGATGGAGCGTGAGCACCAGCGTCTGGCCCGTGACCATGAACGCGCGCGCGCGACGCTCGACGATCGCGGTCCCCTCGTGCAGCGCTCGCGCGGTCACCGCGACCGGGCCGAGCGCGCCGCCGCGGTGCACGACGCCGAGCGTCGCGGGGATCGTGATCGCCGCGTCGCCCGAGAGCTCTCCCGCGACCCGCTGCATCGTGCCGTCGGGCGCGAGCACCTCGATCTCGACCGAGGTCGCCTCCGCGGGGATCGCGAGGTCGGTGTCGGCGACGACGATCAGCTGCGTGAGCGGGCGCTCGTTGCATGCGACGAGCATCACCGCGGCGAGCGCCGCGGTCGCGAGCGGGAGCGCGCGCGTCATCGTCCGATCTCCACCCAGCCGAGGGTTCCGTCGAAGGGCGCGGGCTCCTGCGCGGGCGCCGCGAGCACGACGCCGACCACCACCGCCGCCGCGACGACGAGCACGCCGCCCGCGACGCCGAGCGCGATCCACGTTCCGTCGTCGCCGCCCTCGCTCGGCGCGACGTCGCGCGCGCCGGTCGCGTCGAACGCGGTCTGGGCCGCGGCCTCGGGGGCGATCGCGCTCGCCGTGGCACGCGCGGGGCGCGCCGGGATCTCGAGCTCGATCTCCTCGGTCGCGCCGGGATCGATGTGCACGCGCGCGCTCGCGACGATCTCGCCGTCGCGCCGCGCCTCGAGCACGTGCTCGCCCGGATCGACGGGCGCCGCGGTGCCGAGCAGCGACGACGCCAGCTCGTGCGTGCCCAGCGCCACCTCCACGTCCTCGTGCGGCCCGCGCAGGTGCACGGCGAGCCGTCCGATCCGCGGCTCCGCGTCGCGGATCACGCGCGCTGCATCGGCGCGCACGTTCGCGGCCACGCTCTCGTCGCGCACCAGGCGGCGCAGGATCTCGGTGCCCTCGACGAGCCGTCCCGACTCGACGAGCGCGTGCCCGAGGTTGTACGCGATCACCGCGGACGCTCGGAGCTCGTGGGCGCGCGCGAACCGATCGGCGGCGCACGTCCAGTCGCTGCGGTCCGCGCACGCGACGCCTTCCTGGAAGAGCGCTCTCGCCGCGGCGGTGTCTCGCACCGAGGCATCCTGCGCGGCAGCGCTCGATCGAGGGACCGCGATCGCGAGCGCGGCCGCCAGCCACACGCCTCCCACACCGAGGCGTGCCCAACGGGGTGTCACCACGCTTTCGATCTTCGCTGGTTGCGATTAGATTGCAAGACCGCGTCATGGCTCGATTCCGGCTGCGACTGCAGGATCGTGAGATCGCGCTGCCCGCGGGGGGAGAGCTGGTGGTAGGACGGGATGCGACCGTCGCCGACGTGGCGCTCGACGATCGTCTGGTGTCGCGGCGTCACGCGGCGTTCCGCTGTCACGGTGACGACGAGCTCGAGATCGTCGATCTCGAGAGCCTCAACGGCGTGCGCGTCAACGACGTGCCGGTGAAGGGCGTCAGGGCGCTCGGCCATCGAGATCGCGTGCAGATCGGCGCGCACGTGTTCCTCGTGGTCGACCAGCGGAGAGAGCATCGCAGCAACGCTCCGACGACCCGCGGCTCGATGCGTACGGCGTCCGCGACGCGTCCGACGCCGCGCGCACAGCGCGCGATCGTGACCCCGCTCGACACCATCGCGCAGGCGCTCGCGGACGACGATCTCTCCGCTGCGGTCGTCGCGATGGACGCGGTGATCGCGCGCTACGGCGATCCGTCCGAGGCGCTGATGCCAGGCGAGCTCGGTCGCGTCGTCGAGCTGCTGCTCGCGCTCTCGGAGCGCACGGGCGACATGCGCTTCTTCGATCGTGTCTTCCAGATCCACACCGGGCGGCGGCTCGTGATCGACGGCGCGAGCATCGACGCGATCCAGAACGCGCTCCCGCACCTCGAGCGCGCGAGCTCGCAGGGGCTCGACACGTACCTCGCCGCGATGGGCGCGCGCGGCGCGACGCTCTCGCCGCAGGAGCAAGTGCGGCTGCGCCGCATCGCCGCGCTGACCCGACGCGTGGGCAAGGGCAAGGCGTGACGCGCTCGACGATCCACGCGATCCGGCCGAGCGAGGTCGAGCGCGCGCCGGTGGGCGTCCCCGGCGTCATCCTCGGCGGCAAATACCGGCTCGACGAGGCGATCGCGCGCGGCGGCATGGCGCGCGTGTGGCGCGCGACGCACGTGACGCTGAACCGGCCCGTCGCCGTGAAGTTCGTCGACGCGTGGGGCGCGACGCCCGAGGAGCGCAACGAGCGCTTCTTGCGCGAGGCGAAGGTCGCGGCGTCGGTCCGGCACCGGCACGTCGTCGACATCATCGACTTCGGCACGAGCCGCAACGGCGAGCCCTACATGGTCATGGAGCTGCTCGAGGGCGAGACCCTCGACCAGCGCCTCGGTCGCGGGCCGGTGCCGGTCGACGAGGTGATCGAGATCGCCGCGCAGCTCCTCAGCGGGCTCGACGCGGTGCACCGCGCGGGGATCGTCCATCGCGATCTGAAGCCGGGGAACGTGTTCCTCACGCACGACGAGGTCGACGGCGTGTTCGCGCGCCTGCTCGACTTCGGGATCTCGCAGGGCGCGGACGAGATCGCGACCGAGTCGGATCGCGTGGTGGTCGGCACGCCCGAGTACATGTCGCCGGAGCAGGCGTTCGGAGAGCCGCTCGACGCGCGCTCCGATCTCTACGCGGTCGGCGTGGTGCTCTACGAGATGCTCTCGGGCGTGCTGCCCTTCGAGGATCCCGACCCGCAGAAGGTCGTGGAGCTCGTCGCGCACGGCACGCCTGCGCCGCTGCTCTCGATGCGGCCCGACATCCCGGAGATCTGCGCGGTGATCGCGCGCGCGATGTCGCCGATGCCCGAGGCGCGGTTCGACTCGGCGCGCGAGATGCGGCGCGCGCTGCTCGACGCCGTGGGGCGCGGGCCCGACGTGACCGGGCGAAGCTCCGCGGTGCCGCGCGACTCGCGGGTGAGCGGGCTGCAGGCGAGGGCGGTCGCGACGGTCGCGGCGAGCGGGGTCACGCGCAGCGGCGAGACGCTCGCCGAGACGCTCGCGCCGCCCGAGGGGCCCCGGGCGCGCACGCGGTGGACGGTCATGGCCGTCGTGCTGCTCGTCGTCGTCGGTGCGGGCGCGATGTGGCTCGCGATGCAGGGCGGCGAGGAGCGCGCCGCGGGCGACGACGCGCCGCCGAGCGCGGCGATGCAGGCCGCCGAGCCGTCGCCGTCGACCGCGGTGCCCAGCACCGGGCCCGAGGAGGCCGCGGCTGCCGCAGAGGGTGACGACGGCGAAGCGAGCGAGGCCGAGAGCACCGACGAGGCGCTGCCCGAGCGCAGCACGCGCCGGCCGCGACGCCGCGCGCGTCGCGCGACCCGCGACGGCGAGGAGCCGGATCCGAGCACGCCGTCCGAGCCGACGATCCGCCGCGAGCTCGACTTCTAGCGGATCGTCAGCGCTCGTCGTTCTTCTCGTCGCCGTCTTCCGAGCGAGCGAGCGACCCGGCGAGAAGCTTCAGCGGATCGAACCCGAGCGTCTGGGTCACGCTCGCGATCTCCGAGATCCGGCCGCGCACGTACGTCACCGCCGGCGCGAGCGACGCGAGCGCGTCGATCCCGCCGAGCCACGTCGTCGTCCGCTGCGCCACCGCGCGCGCCGCATCGGCGCCGATCGCCACCGCGACGTACGGCGGCGTCGGGCTCACGATCAC includes:
- a CDS encoding FHA domain-containing protein → MPNGVSPRFRSSLVAIRLQDRVMARFRLRLQDREIALPAGGELVVGRDATVADVALDDRLVSRRHAAFRCHGDDELEIVDLESLNGVRVNDVPVKGVRALGHRDRVQIGAHVFLVVDQRREHRSNAPTTRGSMRTASATRPTPRAQRAIVTPLDTIAQALADDDLSAAVVAMDAVIARYGDPSEALMPGELGRVVELLLALSERTGDMRFFDRVFQIHTGRRLVIDGASIDAIQNALPHLERASSQGLDTYLAAMGARGATLSPQEQVRLRRIAALTRRVGKGKA
- a CDS encoding serine/threonine-protein kinase; protein product: MTRSTIHAIRPSEVERAPVGVPGVILGGKYRLDEAIARGGMARVWRATHVTLNRPVAVKFVDAWGATPEERNERFLREAKVAASVRHRHVVDIIDFGTSRNGEPYMVMELLEGETLDQRLGRGPVPVDEVIEIAAQLLSGLDAVHRAGIVHRDLKPGNVFLTHDEVDGVFARLLDFGISQGADEIATESDRVVVGTPEYMSPEQAFGEPLDARSDLYAVGVVLYEMLSGVLPFEDPDPQKVVELVAHGTPAPLLSMRPDIPEICAVIARAMSPMPEARFDSAREMRRALLDAVGRGPDVTGRSSAVPRDSRVSGLQARAVATVAASGVTRSGETLAETLAPPEGPRARTRWTVMAVVLLVVVGAGAMWLAMQGGEERAAGDDAPPSAAMQAAEPSPSTAVPSTGPEEAAAAAEGDDGEASEAESTDEALPERSTRRPRRRARRATRDGEEPDPSTPSEPTIRRELDF